The following proteins are co-located in the Meriones unguiculatus strain TT.TT164.6M chromosome 4, Bangor_MerUng_6.1, whole genome shotgun sequence genome:
- the Oasl gene encoding 2'-5'-oligoadenylate synthase-like protein isoform X1, whose translation MALAQELYSFPASKLDSFVAQWLQPSREWKEEVLESVQAVEQFLRQENFHGERGLARDVRVLKVVKVGSFGNGTVLRSTTDVELVVFLSCFHSFQEEAKHHQAVLRLIQKRISYCQDLLDLGLNNLSVIEGVPSALFFTLQTRETWEPITVTIVPAYRALGPSCPNSQLPSEVYVNLIKANGYPGNFSPSFSELQRNFVKHRPTKLKSLLRLIKHWYQQYVRDKCPRANLPPPYALELLTVYAWEAGTQEDANFRLDEGLVTVMELLQDHELICIYWTKYYTLENPVIEAFIRRQLKKERPIILDPADPTHNVAEGYRWDIVAQRANQCLKQDCCYDHRDTPVPSWTVKRAPDIQVTVEQWGHPNLILWVNPYEPIKKLKEKIRLSRGYSGLQRLSFQEPGGQRQLIRSHCSLAYYGIFSDTHICLLDTISPEIQVFVKNPDGGSHAYAIHPLHFVLSLKQQIEDRQGLRSQEQQLEFQGHVLEDWFDFKSYGIQDSVTLILSKKREGRAPFTPS comes from the exons ATGGCACTGGCCCAGGAGCTGTACAGCTTCCCTGCCTCTAAGCTGGACTCCTTCGTGGCTCAGTGGCTGCAGCCAAGCCGGGAATGGAAAGAAGAGGTCCTGGAGAGCGTGCAGGCGGTGGAGCAGttcctgaggcaggagaacttcCATGGAGAACGGGGCCTGGCCCGAGACGTGCGGGTGCTGAAGGTGGTCAAG GTGGGCTCCTTCGGGAACGGCACGGTACTCAGGAGTACCACAGACGTGGAACTGGTGGTGTTCCTGAGCTGTTTCCACAGCTTCCAGGAAGAGGCCAAGCACCACCAGgctgttctgagactgatccaGAAAAGGATATCTTATTGCCAGGACCTGCTGGACCTTGGGCTCAATAACCTGAGTGTGATTGAAGGAGTGCCCAGTGCTCTCTTCTTCACTCTCCAGACAAGGGAGACCTGGGAACCCATCACTGTCACCATCGTGCCTGCCTACAGAGCCCTGG GGCCTTCCTGTCCCAACTCTCAGTTACCCTCCGAGGTCTATGTGAATCTGATCAAGGCTAATGGGTACCCAGGAAACTTCTCCCCATCATTCAGCGAGCTGCAGAGGAACTTCGTGAAACATCGGCCAACGAAGCTGAAGAGCCTCCTGCGGCTGATCAAACACTGGTACCAGCAG TATGTGAGAGACAAGTGCCCCCGGGCCAACCTGCCTCCTCCCTATGCCCTGGAGCTGCTAACTGTCTATGCGTGGGAGGCGGGCACCCAGGAGGATGCCAACTTCAGGCTGGATGAAGGCCTCGTCACGGTGATGGAGTTGCTCCAGGATCATGAACTCATCTGCATCTACTGGACCAAGTACTACACACTGGAGAACCCAGTCATTGAGGCCTTCATCAGAAGACAGCTCAAAAAAGAAAG GCCCATCATCCTGGACCCAGCAGACCCAACCCACAATGTGGCGGAAGGGTACAGATGGGACATAGTTGCTCAGCGGGCCAACCAGTGTCTGAAGCAGGACTGTTGCTATGACCACAGGGACACCCCGGTCCCCAGCTGGACTGTGAAG AGAGCACCAGATATCCAGGTGACAGTGGAGCAGTGGGGTCACCCCAATCTAATCCTCTGGGTGAACCCTTATGAACCCATAAAGAAACTTAAAGAGAAAATCCGACTGAGCCGGGGCTACTCGGGCCTGCAGCGCCTGTCCTTTCAGGAGCCCGGCGGCCAGCGGCAGCTCATCAGAAGCCATTGTTCTCTTGCCTACTACGGGATCTTCTCCGACACCCACATCTGCCTGTTGGACACCATTTCCCCTGAGATCCAGGTCTTTGTGAAGAACCCGGATGGTGGGAGCCATGCCTATGCTATCCACCCCCTCCACTTTGTCCTGAGCCTGAAACAGCAGATTGAAGACAGGCAGGGCCTTCGAAGCCAGGAGCAGCAGCTGGAGTTCCAGGGCCATGTCTTGGAGGACTGGTTTGACTTTAAATCCTATGGCATCCAAGACAGTGTCACCCTCATCCTGtccaagaagagggaggggagagctcCATTCACACCCAGCTAG
- the C4H12orf43 gene encoding protein CUSTOS isoform X2: MVAPSGTMSDSESSSSSNSDAEELARCREAATPAWGLEQRPLEAEKPRAGAAGKQAPASQPSRRREVNQHDEDGNELQTTPEFRAHVAKKLGALLDSSIAISEVWKKPREEEVQQAAGEEDGFRLFFTSIPGGHEKEASPRPHRKRQPPSSSSEDSGEEWQRCREAAVSASDILQESAIHCPVKVEKEAKKKKKLKKKAQEEADIDLAGATGLKQGKEAGSINGDPVTLGTKKKKRKKKAKKAKAASPSPPAECAVAEPEN; encoded by the exons ATGGTGGCGCCCAGCGGTACCATGAGCGATTcggagagcagcagcagcagcaacagtgaTGCCGAGGAGCTGGCGCGGTGCCGCGAGGCGGCGACGCCCGCCTGGGGGCTGGAGCAGCGCCCGCTGGAAGCGGAGAAACCCAGAGCCG GTGCTGCGGGGAAACAAGCACCAGCCTCCCAGCCAAGCCGCAG gcGTGAGGTGAACCAGCACGACGAAGATGGCAACGAGCTTCAGACTACTCCTGAGTTCCGAGCCCATGTGGCCAAGAAGCTGGGCGCGCTGCTGGACAG CTCCATCGCCATCTCAGAAGTATGGAAGAAGCCACGAGAGGAAGAGGTGCAGCAGGCGGCAGGCGAGGAGGATG GCTTCCGCCTCTTCTTCACATCCATCCCCGGAGGCCACGAGAAGGAAGCTTCTCCGAGACCCCACCGGAAGCGCCAGCCCCCCAGCTCCAG CAGTGAGGACAGTGGCGAGGAATGGCAGCGCTGCCGGGAGGCGGCTGTGTCTGCATCAGATATTCTCCAGGAGTCAGCCATACACTGCCCTGTCAAGGTGGAGAAGGaggccaagaagaagaagaagctgaaaAAGAAAGCCCAGGAGGAAGCTGACATTGACTTGGCTGGAGCCACAGGCCTAAaacagggaaaggaagcaggcagCATCAACGGGGACCCGGTGACACTGGGgaccaagaagaagaaaaggaagaaaaaggccaagaaagccAAAGCGGCTTCCCCTAGCCCACCAGCAGAGTGTGCAGTGGCTGAGCCTGAGAATTGA
- the Oasl gene encoding 2'-5'-oligoadenylate synthase-like protein isoform X2 — translation MERRGPGERAGGGAVPEAGELPWRTGPGPRRAGAEGGQGPSCPNSQLPSEVYVNLIKANGYPGNFSPSFSELQRNFVKHRPTKLKSLLRLIKHWYQQYVRDKCPRANLPPPYALELLTVYAWEAGTQEDANFRLDEGLVTVMELLQDHELICIYWTKYYTLENPVIEAFIRRQLKKERPIILDPADPTHNVAEGYRWDIVAQRANQCLKQDCCYDHRDTPVPSWTVKRAPDIQVTVEQWGHPNLILWVNPYEPIKKLKEKIRLSRGYSGLQRLSFQEPGGQRQLIRSHCSLAYYGIFSDTHICLLDTISPEIQVFVKNPDGGSHAYAIHPLHFVLSLKQQIEDRQGLRSQEQQLEFQGHVLEDWFDFKSYGIQDSVTLILSKKREGRAPFTPS, via the exons ATGGAAAGAAGAGGTCCTGGAGAGCGTGCAGGCGGTGGAGCAGttcctgaggcaggagaacttcCATGGAGAACGGGGCCTGGCCCGAGACGTGCGGGTGCTGAAGGTGGTCAAG GGCCTTCCTGTCCCAACTCTCAGTTACCCTCCGAGGTCTATGTGAATCTGATCAAGGCTAATGGGTACCCAGGAAACTTCTCCCCATCATTCAGCGAGCTGCAGAGGAACTTCGTGAAACATCGGCCAACGAAGCTGAAGAGCCTCCTGCGGCTGATCAAACACTGGTACCAGCAG TATGTGAGAGACAAGTGCCCCCGGGCCAACCTGCCTCCTCCCTATGCCCTGGAGCTGCTAACTGTCTATGCGTGGGAGGCGGGCACCCAGGAGGATGCCAACTTCAGGCTGGATGAAGGCCTCGTCACGGTGATGGAGTTGCTCCAGGATCATGAACTCATCTGCATCTACTGGACCAAGTACTACACACTGGAGAACCCAGTCATTGAGGCCTTCATCAGAAGACAGCTCAAAAAAGAAAG GCCCATCATCCTGGACCCAGCAGACCCAACCCACAATGTGGCGGAAGGGTACAGATGGGACATAGTTGCTCAGCGGGCCAACCAGTGTCTGAAGCAGGACTGTTGCTATGACCACAGGGACACCCCGGTCCCCAGCTGGACTGTGAAG AGAGCACCAGATATCCAGGTGACAGTGGAGCAGTGGGGTCACCCCAATCTAATCCTCTGGGTGAACCCTTATGAACCCATAAAGAAACTTAAAGAGAAAATCCGACTGAGCCGGGGCTACTCGGGCCTGCAGCGCCTGTCCTTTCAGGAGCCCGGCGGCCAGCGGCAGCTCATCAGAAGCCATTGTTCTCTTGCCTACTACGGGATCTTCTCCGACACCCACATCTGCCTGTTGGACACCATTTCCCCTGAGATCCAGGTCTTTGTGAAGAACCCGGATGGTGGGAGCCATGCCTATGCTATCCACCCCCTCCACTTTGTCCTGAGCCTGAAACAGCAGATTGAAGACAGGCAGGGCCTTCGAAGCCAGGAGCAGCAGCTGGAGTTCCAGGGCCATGTCTTGGAGGACTGGTTTGACTTTAAATCCTATGGCATCCAAGACAGTGTCACCCTCATCCTGtccaagaagagggaggggagagctcCATTCACACCCAGCTAG
- the C4H12orf43 gene encoding protein CUSTOS isoform X1, translating to MVAPSGTMSDSESSSSSNSDAEELARCREAATPAWGLEQRPLEAEKPRAGAAGKQAPASQPSRRREVNQHDEDGNELQTTPEFRAHVAKKLGALLDSSIAISEVWKKPREEEVQQAAGEEDGFRLFFTSIPGGHEKEASPRPHRKRQPPSSSSSEDSGEEWQRCREAAVSASDILQESAIHCPVKVEKEAKKKKKLKKKAQEEADIDLAGATGLKQGKEAGSINGDPVTLGTKKKKRKKKAKKAKAASPSPPAECAVAEPEN from the exons ATGGTGGCGCCCAGCGGTACCATGAGCGATTcggagagcagcagcagcagcaacagtgaTGCCGAGGAGCTGGCGCGGTGCCGCGAGGCGGCGACGCCCGCCTGGGGGCTGGAGCAGCGCCCGCTGGAAGCGGAGAAACCCAGAGCCG GTGCTGCGGGGAAACAAGCACCAGCCTCCCAGCCAAGCCGCAG gcGTGAGGTGAACCAGCACGACGAAGATGGCAACGAGCTTCAGACTACTCCTGAGTTCCGAGCCCATGTGGCCAAGAAGCTGGGCGCGCTGCTGGACAG CTCCATCGCCATCTCAGAAGTATGGAAGAAGCCACGAGAGGAAGAGGTGCAGCAGGCGGCAGGCGAGGAGGATG GCTTCCGCCTCTTCTTCACATCCATCCCCGGAGGCCACGAGAAGGAAGCTTCTCCGAGACCCCACCGGAAGCGCCAGCCCCCCAGCTCCAG CAGCAGTGAGGACAGTGGCGAGGAATGGCAGCGCTGCCGGGAGGCGGCTGTGTCTGCATCAGATATTCTCCAGGAGTCAGCCATACACTGCCCTGTCAAGGTGGAGAAGGaggccaagaagaagaagaagctgaaaAAGAAAGCCCAGGAGGAAGCTGACATTGACTTGGCTGGAGCCACAGGCCTAAaacagggaaaggaagcaggcagCATCAACGGGGACCCGGTGACACTGGGgaccaagaagaagaaaaggaagaaaaaggccaagaaagccAAAGCGGCTTCCCCTAGCCCACCAGCAGAGTGTGCAGTGGCTGAGCCTGAGAATTGA
- the Oasl gene encoding 2'-5'-oligoadenylate synthase-like protein isoform X3, translating to MALAQELYSFPASKLDSFVAQWLQPSREWKEEVLESVQAVEQFLRQENFHGERGLARDVRVLKVVKVGSFGNGTVLRSTTDVELVVFLSCFHSFQEEAKHHQAVLRLIQKRISYCQDLLDLGLNNLSVIEGVPSALFFTLQTRETWEPITVTIVPAYRALGPSCPNSQLPSEVYVNLIKANGYPGNFSPSFSELQRNFVKHRPTKLKSLLRLIKHWYQQAHHPGPSRPNPQCGGRVQMGHSCSAGQPVSEAGLLL from the exons ATGGCACTGGCCCAGGAGCTGTACAGCTTCCCTGCCTCTAAGCTGGACTCCTTCGTGGCTCAGTGGCTGCAGCCAAGCCGGGAATGGAAAGAAGAGGTCCTGGAGAGCGTGCAGGCGGTGGAGCAGttcctgaggcaggagaacttcCATGGAGAACGGGGCCTGGCCCGAGACGTGCGGGTGCTGAAGGTGGTCAAG GTGGGCTCCTTCGGGAACGGCACGGTACTCAGGAGTACCACAGACGTGGAACTGGTGGTGTTCCTGAGCTGTTTCCACAGCTTCCAGGAAGAGGCCAAGCACCACCAGgctgttctgagactgatccaGAAAAGGATATCTTATTGCCAGGACCTGCTGGACCTTGGGCTCAATAACCTGAGTGTGATTGAAGGAGTGCCCAGTGCTCTCTTCTTCACTCTCCAGACAAGGGAGACCTGGGAACCCATCACTGTCACCATCGTGCCTGCCTACAGAGCCCTGG GGCCTTCCTGTCCCAACTCTCAGTTACCCTCCGAGGTCTATGTGAATCTGATCAAGGCTAATGGGTACCCAGGAAACTTCTCCCCATCATTCAGCGAGCTGCAGAGGAACTTCGTGAAACATCGGCCAACGAAGCTGAAGAGCCTCCTGCGGCTGATCAAACACTGGTACCAGCAG GCCCATCATCCTGGACCCAGCAGACCCAACCCACAATGTGGCGGAAGGGTACAGATGGGACATAGTTGCTCAGCGGGCCAACCAGTGTCTGAAGCAGGACTGTTGCTATGA